Proteins encoded within one genomic window of Halococcus salifodinae DSM 8989:
- a CDS encoding electron transfer flavoprotein subunit beta/FixA family protein: MHSVVLTKGVPDFREGQVAFDEDGHLERGNTPTVMNPNDKHALRTALQTKVRHGGQLSVMSMGPPGYGDVLREAMEMVYADDLYLLSDRELAASDTWATAITLATGLQKLDEQPDLVFAGFKTADGETGHTGPQACWCLDWPIITHVVALDVDEDDNTVRAKRLVEGDIEEIETVEAPMPAFIVADPEFEPTYRKASHRLTLKDLQAETEARAEDHEEHLTTWDHADLNLDPDYIGLDGSPTIVSSVDPIPKAPAEREATMVDPDDGEGMSEVLEAMEPFADGRSEAAGD; encoded by the coding sequence ATGCACTCAGTCGTTCTGACGAAAGGCGTACCGGATTTCCGCGAGGGACAGGTCGCGTTCGACGAGGACGGACATCTCGAACGTGGAAACACTCCGACAGTGATGAACCCCAACGACAAGCACGCGCTGCGGACCGCCCTCCAGACCAAGGTCCGTCACGGGGGCCAACTCAGCGTGATGAGCATGGGGCCGCCTGGCTACGGCGACGTGCTCCGGGAGGCGATGGAAATGGTCTATGCCGACGACCTCTACCTCCTCTCGGACCGCGAGCTCGCCGCCTCTGACACGTGGGCGACCGCGATCACGCTCGCGACCGGGTTGCAGAAACTCGACGAGCAGCCCGATCTGGTGTTCGCGGGGTTCAAAACCGCCGACGGCGAGACCGGCCACACCGGCCCGCAAGCGTGCTGGTGTCTCGACTGGCCGATCATCACGCACGTCGTCGCGCTCGATGTCGACGAGGACGACAATACTGTTCGAGCGAAACGTCTCGTCGAGGGCGACATCGAAGAGATCGAAACCGTCGAGGCCCCGATGCCCGCGTTCATCGTCGCCGATCCCGAGTTCGAGCCCACCTACCGCAAGGCCTCGCATCGACTCACGCTCAAGGACCTCCAGGCGGAGACCGAAGCGCGTGCGGAAGACCACGAGGAGCACCTGACGACGTGGGATCACGCGGACCTGAATCTCGACCCGGACTACATCGGCCTCGACGGGTCGCCAACTATCGTTTCGTCCGTGGACCCGATCCCGAAAGCGCCAGCAGAACGCGAGGCCACGATGGTCGATCCCGACGACGGAGAGGGAATGAGCGAGGTGCTTGAGGCGATGGAACCGTTCGCCGACGGGCGATCGGAGGCGGCGGGTGACTGA
- a CDS encoding FAD-dependent monooxygenase gives MTEDYEHYEAVVVGAGPGGAAAAATLARNGVETVVLERGVDAGSKNVTGGLIYAEESAPYTIDGIFPGFREHATERPVTDYYIHNIAGEQVRTFDITDGHEQDTEWADAVLRRKMDSWMAEQVHEITREAGGGLLTEVKVDGLLREDGEIVGVTCEELDPIKADFVVAADGVNSELAREAGLMDWEEPEEWFQGVKAVVDMPGDAINERFGIAEDEGEAHLFSGDLYDGVRGGGFLYTNQDSLCIGNVFHLDSIVEEEAEVQDLLDALLTHPVLAQWLGDDYDEREYSAKLVPDSKKAANPSPHKGRLVLVGDAGGQMQAQGPIIKGMNHAVTAGALAAEAFVEARSRGKPDSAGERYERRLHDEGVMAKLRPTRYEVASALGENDTATELAERALDSSVGRLGVRMADRAGLLEKAYSSPYLATMMPDTKTPYVTLPTIIGEELGAKVEAESTVELPSLEERIGDLTYDTDVGNPHIVVEDNSFEASGAAVTACPVSAMDYGGGCYRDETVQANGDEKRVVSLDTQPCVECGTCAIVADTQWEHPRGGKGVEFREG, from the coding sequence ATGACTGAGGACTACGAGCACTACGAGGCGGTGGTGGTGGGCGCAGGACCAGGCGGCGCGGCGGCGGCCGCGACGCTCGCGCGCAACGGCGTCGAAACAGTAGTACTGGAACGCGGCGTCGACGCCGGCTCGAAGAACGTGACTGGAGGGTTGATCTACGCCGAGGAATCCGCTCCGTACACGATCGACGGGATCTTCCCGGGCTTCCGCGAGCACGCGACCGAACGACCAGTAACGGACTACTACATCCACAACATCGCTGGCGAGCAGGTTCGAACCTTCGACATCACGGATGGACACGAACAGGACACCGAGTGGGCCGACGCCGTGCTCCGCCGAAAAATGGACTCGTGGATGGCCGAGCAGGTCCACGAGATCACCCGCGAGGCCGGCGGCGGGCTCCTGACGGAGGTGAAGGTCGACGGCCTCCTTCGAGAGGACGGTGAGATCGTCGGGGTGACGTGCGAGGAGCTCGACCCCATCAAAGCCGATTTCGTCGTCGCTGCGGACGGCGTGAACTCCGAACTCGCGCGCGAGGCGGGGCTGATGGACTGGGAGGAGCCCGAGGAGTGGTTCCAGGGCGTGAAAGCGGTGGTCGACATGCCCGGCGACGCGATCAACGAGCGGTTCGGGATCGCCGAGGACGAGGGCGAGGCCCACCTGTTCTCGGGCGATCTCTACGACGGCGTTCGGGGCGGCGGGTTCCTCTACACGAATCAGGACTCGCTGTGCATCGGAAACGTGTTCCACCTCGACAGCATCGTGGAGGAGGAAGCCGAGGTTCAGGACCTGCTCGACGCACTTCTCACCCATCCGGTGCTCGCACAGTGGCTCGGCGACGACTACGACGAGCGGGAGTATTCAGCGAAGCTCGTCCCCGACTCGAAGAAGGCCGCGAACCCCTCGCCCCACAAGGGCCGGCTGGTGCTCGTCGGCGACGCGGGTGGCCAGATGCAGGCCCAGGGGCCGATCATCAAGGGGATGAACCACGCCGTGACTGCGGGCGCGCTGGCGGCGGAGGCGTTCGTAGAAGCACGTTCCCGAGGAAAGCCCGACTCGGCGGGCGAGCGTTACGAGCGCCGGCTCCACGACGAGGGCGTGATGGCGAAGCTCCGGCCCACCAGATACGAGGTGGCGAGCGCGCTCGGCGAGAACGACACTGCGACTGAACTCGCCGAACGCGCGCTCGACTCGTCGGTCGGCCGGCTCGGCGTCCGAATGGCCGATCGTGCCGGGCTGCTCGAAAAGGCGTACAGCTCGCCGTATCTCGCAACGATGATGCCCGACACGAAGACGCCCTACGTCACGCTGCCTACCATCATCGGCGAGGAACTCGGCGCGAAGGTCGAAGCCGAGTCCACCGTCGAGCTGCCGAGCCTCGAAGAACGCATCGGCGACCTGACCTACGACACCGACGTGGGCAACCCCCACATCGTGGTCGAGGACAACTCCTTCGAGGCCAGCGGTGCGGCCGTCACGGCCTGCCCGGTGAGCGCGATGGACTACGGCGGCGGATGTTACCGCGACGAGACGGTCCAAGCCAATGGCGACGAGAAACGCGTCGTGAGCCTCGATACCCAGCCCTGCGTCGAGTGCGGGACCTGCGCCATCGTCGCCGACACCCAGTGGGAACACCCCCGTGGCGGCAAGGGTGTCGAGTTCAGGGAAGGCTGA
- the crcB gene encoding fluoride efflux transporter CrcB has product MIPLDPAYLVGTGGALGALCRTYVSQRVDSETYPFGTLAVNVLGSFVLGLVTFAGASEEILLFLGTGACGSFTTFSSFSFETVRLVEQGESAAAAANGAVNLAGSLAAIGVAWLAVRVVLG; this is encoded by the coding sequence GTGATCCCACTCGATCCAGCCTACCTCGTCGGCACCGGCGGAGCGCTCGGGGCGCTCTGTCGGACCTACGTGAGCCAGCGCGTCGACAGCGAGACCTACCCTTTCGGAACGCTCGCGGTCAACGTTCTCGGGAGTTTCGTACTCGGCCTCGTGACGTTCGCCGGCGCGAGCGAGGAGATCCTCCTCTTTCTTGGAACTGGCGCGTGCGGGTCGTTCACGACCTTTTCGTCGTTCTCGTTCGAGACGGTTCGGCTCGTGGAACAGGGTGAGTCGGCCGCGGCGGCGGCGAACGGTGCCGTGAATCTCGCCGGTTCGCTGGCAGCGATCGGCGTCGCGTGGCTCGCGGTGCGAGTCGTCCTCGGGTAA
- a CDS encoding long-chain-fatty-acid--CoA ligase, translating to MKVEMLTTDFLDRAVECYDDVVGVVAHDGTEYTYAEFADRVNQVSNALLEMGVEQGDRVALLSPNTHYFLETLYGVNQIGGVFVPMNYLLTPDDFEYILNDSEAGVVIADYDYAENVEAVRDSVPAEAFVGYEADDIEGDWTDYEAWLAGASTDTPERPDIAEDDDASVNYTSGTTGDPKGVVRTHRTEHWHALVLNQHMEVADDDTYLWTLPMFHCNGWGHTYAITGMGGTHVCQRTFEPEGTLRRVREHDVSYLSGAPTVLNRLIAHYEDNPDIVTMGDRDVRISTAGSAPATATLQTVEDEIGWRIIHLYGLTETAPMITTSNSPRRLAERGRDLKINQGAEMIATDVRVVDDDGNDVPDDGDTLGEIVVAGNQVMDRYLNKPEITEEAFNAKLTGYFHTGDLATIDEDGMVSIQDREKDIIISGGENVSSIAVEDVLYDHPDISKAAVIPTPSDEWGEAVTALVVQKADADLTSDAVREFAGDHLARFKVPKKVEFVEDLPETATGKVQKYQLRQDFWEDEDRLVGQG from the coding sequence ATGAAGGTGGAGATGCTGACCACCGATTTCCTCGACCGCGCCGTTGAGTGCTACGACGACGTCGTTGGCGTCGTCGCCCACGACGGAACCGAATATACGTACGCCGAGTTCGCCGATCGGGTGAACCAGGTCTCGAACGCCCTTCTGGAGATGGGTGTCGAACAGGGCGACCGTGTGGCGCTGCTCTCGCCGAACACCCACTACTTCCTCGAAACCCTCTACGGCGTGAACCAGATCGGCGGCGTGTTCGTGCCGATGAACTACCTCCTCACGCCCGACGATTTCGAGTACATCCTCAACGACTCCGAGGCAGGGGTCGTGATCGCGGACTACGACTACGCCGAGAACGTCGAAGCGGTCCGCGACTCGGTGCCGGCCGAGGCGTTCGTGGGCTACGAGGCCGACGACATCGAGGGCGACTGGACCGATTACGAGGCGTGGCTCGCCGGGGCCTCGACCGACACGCCGGAGCGACCCGACATCGCGGAGGATGACGACGCCTCGGTGAACTACACATCGGGCACGACCGGCGATCCGAAGGGCGTCGTCAGGACCCACCGGACCGAGCACTGGCACGCGCTCGTGTTGAACCAGCACATGGAGGTCGCGGACGACGACACCTATCTCTGGACGCTGCCGATGTTCCACTGCAACGGGTGGGGGCACACCTACGCCATCACGGGGATGGGCGGCACGCACGTCTGCCAGCGGACGTTCGAACCCGAGGGAACGCTCCGGCGAGTCCGCGAGCACGACGTGTCGTATCTCTCCGGCGCGCCCACGGTGTTGAACCGGCTCATCGCCCACTACGAGGACAACCCCGACATCGTGACGATGGGTGATCGTGACGTTCGGATTTCGACCGCCGGCAGCGCGCCCGCGACCGCGACCCTCCAGACTGTGGAGGACGAGATCGGGTGGCGGATCATCCACCTCTACGGACTGACCGAGACCGCGCCGATGATCACCACGTCGAACTCGCCGCGGCGCCTCGCCGAGCGCGGCCGGGATCTCAAGATCAACCAGGGTGCGGAGATGATCGCCACCGACGTTCGCGTGGTCGACGACGACGGCAACGACGTCCCGGACGACGGCGACACCCTCGGCGAGATCGTGGTCGCGGGCAACCAGGTGATGGATCGCTACCTCAACAAACCCGAGATCACCGAGGAGGCGTTCAACGCCAAGCTCACAGGTTATTTCCACACTGGCGACCTCGCCACGATCGACGAGGACGGGATGGTGTCGATTCAGGACCGAGAGAAAGACATCATCATCTCCGGGGGCGAGAACGTCTCGTCGATCGCGGTCGAGGACGTGCTCTACGACCATCCCGACATTTCCAAGGCTGCCGTGATCCCGACGCCGAGCGACGAGTGGGGCGAGGCGGTGACCGCGCTCGTCGTCCAGAAGGCGGACGCGGATCTGACGAGCGACGCTGTCCGAGAGTTCGCTGGCGACCATCTTGCCCGATTCAAAGTCCCGAAAAAGGTCGAGTTCGTCGAGGATCTCCCCGAGACTGCGACGGGAAAAGTCCAGAAGTACCAGCTCCGCCAGGACTTCTGGGAAGACGAGGATCGGCTCGTCGGCCAGGGCTGA
- a CDS encoding DUF456 domain-containing protein — translation MVELLAIVALALLVVGVAGSVVPLLPGALLSIAGVLLYWWQSGYAEPGPILLVVLVLVGLVGVIADYFAGAVSAAAGGASTVTTLLAAIVGVVLFFVVGPLGVIVGVMGTVFAVEFYRHQDPEQSLRTAIYAAVGMLASTVVQALLTVTMLVTMLLVHFL, via the coding sequence ATGGTCGAACTCCTCGCGATCGTCGCGCTCGCGCTCCTCGTTGTCGGTGTCGCTGGCAGCGTCGTCCCGCTACTCCCGGGGGCGTTGCTGTCGATCGCCGGCGTGCTGCTCTACTGGTGGCAGTCCGGGTACGCCGAACCAGGCCCGATCCTGCTCGTCGTCTTGGTGCTCGTGGGTCTCGTCGGTGTGATCGCCGACTACTTCGCCGGCGCGGTCTCGGCCGCGGCGGGCGGCGCGTCGACGGTCACGACGCTCCTCGCGGCGATCGTCGGCGTCGTCCTCTTCTTCGTCGTCGGCCCGCTCGGCGTCATCGTCGGCGTCATGGGAACGGTGTTCGCCGTCGAGTTCTACCGCCATCAAGATCCCGAACAGAGCCTCCGAACCGCGATCTATGCCGCCGTCGGGATGCTCGCTTCGACGGTGGTCCAAGCGCTCCTGACCGTGACGATGCTCGTGACGATGTTGCTCGTCCACTTCCTCTGA
- a CDS encoding fluoride efflux transporter FluC — MSGTHPLRTLESIVLVGIGGFAGSNLRYLVARVIPGPGGTLAVNVVGSFVLGFVLYEAVYAGVLAERTRVVVATGFLSSLTTYSTFALQTTLLAEPMWMIANVLVTYTLGFAGVLAGRSLARRVDGGTGE; from the coding sequence ATGTCGGGAACCCATCCGCTTCGAACGCTCGAATCGATCGTACTGGTCGGCATCGGCGGGTTTGCGGGCTCGAACCTCCGGTATCTCGTCGCGCGCGTGATCCCCGGACCCGGTGGAACGCTCGCCGTCAACGTCGTCGGGAGCTTCGTGCTCGGGTTCGTGCTCTACGAGGCAGTCTACGCCGGCGTGCTCGCCGAGCGGACGCGTGTCGTCGTCGCCACCGGCTTTCTCTCCTCGCTGACGACCTACAGCACGTTCGCACTCCAGACCACGCTGCTCGCCGAGCCGATGTGGATGATTGCGAACGTGCTCGTCACCTACACGCTCGGATTCGCCGGAGTGCTCGCGGGCCGCAGCCTCGCCCGGCGCGTCGACGGAGGGACTGGCGAGTGA
- a CDS encoding 4Fe-4S dicluster domain-containing protein gives MAIDPEFEQNREIVDEHEGHDVWGPVEEPDELGIHGTHVAVDFDLCIADGACLEDCPVDVFEWVDSPDHPESEIKADPAEEAQCIDCMLCVDVCPVDAIDVDAGRAGRT, from the coding sequence ATGGCCATCGATCCCGAATTCGAACAGAACCGCGAGATCGTCGACGAACACGAGGGCCACGACGTCTGGGGGCCGGTCGAGGAACCCGACGAGCTGGGGATCCACGGCACCCACGTCGCGGTCGACTTCGACCTCTGCATCGCCGACGGGGCGTGTCTGGAGGACTGCCCCGTGGACGTCTTCGAGTGGGTCGACTCACCCGACCACCCCGAGAGCGAGATCAAGGCCGACCCAGCAGAAGAAGCCCAGTGCATCGACTGTATGCTCTGTGTCGACGTCTGTCCCGTCGACGCGATCGACGTCGACGCGGGTCGGGCAGGCCGTACCTAA
- a CDS encoding GNAT family N-acetyltransferase, whose product MQVSEAFEFTHEDRKSIYQYIEDADDPVEATEVRDALGLDPSGFRHHVAILKRDGLVHEFAGMVEAAFEGSDAADEETFDQEGVEYTIRPAIETDRSGLVGVIRQVAGEKTYTVAESVADVVDHEEALVRENEVRSRMFFVATVGDEVVGWIHLDAPELEKLSHTAELTLGVLEEYQDHGIGGRLLDRGLGWAEQNSYEKIYNSIPSTNEDAIAFFEAHGGEVEATREDHYKIGEEYIDEVMLALRP is encoded by the coding sequence ATGCAAGTGTCGGAGGCGTTCGAGTTCACCCACGAGGATCGAAAGAGCATCTACCAGTACATCGAGGATGCCGACGATCCGGTCGAGGCCACCGAGGTCCGGGACGCGCTCGGGCTCGATCCCAGCGGGTTCAGACACCACGTCGCGATCCTGAAACGCGACGGGCTCGTCCACGAGTTCGCCGGGATGGTCGAGGCGGCGTTCGAGGGCAGCGACGCGGCCGACGAGGAGACGTTCGATCAGGAGGGCGTGGAGTACACCATCCGACCCGCGATCGAGACCGATCGGTCGGGACTCGTAGGTGTGATCCGCCAGGTCGCCGGCGAGAAGACCTACACCGTCGCGGAGAGCGTCGCGGATGTCGTCGACCACGAGGAGGCCCTCGTCCGGGAGAACGAGGTCCGCTCGCGGATGTTCTTCGTCGCTACGGTGGGCGACGAGGTGGTGGGATGGATCCACCTCGACGCTCCCGAACTCGAAAAGCTCTCGCATACCGCCGAACTCACGCTCGGCGTGTTGGAGGAGTACCAAGACCACGGAATCGGCGGCCGGTTGCTCGATCGCGGTCTCGGCTGGGCGGAGCAAAACAGCTACGAGAAGATCTACAACTCGATCCCCTCGACCAACGAGGACGCGATCGCGTTCTTCGAGGCTCACGGCGGCGAGGTCGAGGCCACCCGCGAGGACCACTACAAGATCGGCGAGGAGTACATCGACGAGGTGATGCTGGCGCTACGGCCGTAG
- a CDS encoding electron transfer flavoprotein subunit alpha/FixB family protein — MSETTDPGEHTVEQLQDELAAIDSPRELEGMLDAEKDGQQRKTAQEAIRARMREVGPAEGDAVEDGTETEGEYRESADEVEGDTEADGETGNADNLALDPAEYDIAEFGPAIKGVEDPDELEAILAAEESGGDRDNLKTLIESRIDKVTEDAEEAEGDIDPSDLSTAELGNALQGIDDEERLREVLDAEQAGENRSAATNLIQNRIDSVQEEEAPEEIEVVPPEEKHPDLDHPTADKQYVKAIEDGDYRDMWVYCETQAGELIDVSKEMLGKARELMDTYNDDYETDERVVAVLIGSDVEKHVEDVIAYGADVVVHHEDKRLERFQHKPYTELFCDMARWGGDPTAEKGPEEADWREYDEPRYTVFPATNNGRDLSALVQGELDSGLASDCSDLYIEESMISNPVKTGRPGTKKEFERVLHMKRPDFSGFEYSTILCLDNPTREFHPQGASVIPGSFDLPEPDHDREGEVVDHDLDLEEDWLRVSVTDHDQLDEGVDLTGHDVVVAMGRGIGDDPTKGMEIGIDLADAFGDAGLGVSRGIVTGSYEFAGHVERYTAEERQIGETGQVVEPDLYIAAGISGAVQHKVGMDESETIIAVNTDPDARIRDFSDFFVEGDLFEVLPELTAALESGELDIGAIAADGGETDD, encoded by the coding sequence ATGAGTGAGACTACCGACCCCGGTGAGCACACGGTCGAACAGCTTCAGGACGAACTGGCCGCAATCGACAGCCCCCGCGAACTCGAAGGGATGCTCGACGCCGAGAAGGACGGCCAGCAGCGAAAGACCGCCCAAGAAGCGATCCGCGCGCGGATGCGCGAGGTCGGGCCCGCCGAGGGCGATGCCGTGGAGGACGGCACCGAGACCGAAGGCGAGTATCGCGAGTCCGCCGACGAGGTCGAGGGTGACACCGAAGCGGACGGCGAGACGGGTAACGCCGATAATCTCGCGCTCGACCCCGCGGAGTACGACATCGCGGAGTTCGGCCCCGCGATCAAGGGCGTCGAGGATCCCGACGAGCTCGAAGCCATCCTCGCGGCCGAGGAGAGCGGCGGGGACCGCGACAACCTGAAGACGCTGATCGAGAGCCGGATCGACAAAGTCACCGAGGACGCCGAAGAGGCGGAGGGTGACATCGACCCGAGCGACCTTTCGACCGCGGAGCTCGGCAACGCGCTTCAGGGGATCGACGACGAGGAGCGCCTGCGGGAGGTCCTCGATGCCGAGCAGGCCGGCGAGAATCGGAGCGCGGCGACGAACCTCATCCAGAACCGGATCGACTCGGTCCAAGAGGAGGAAGCGCCCGAGGAGATCGAGGTCGTGCCGCCCGAGGAGAAACACCCCGATCTCGATCACCCGACGGCGGACAAGCAGTACGTCAAGGCCATCGAGGACGGTGACTATCGCGACATGTGGGTCTACTGTGAGACCCAGGCGGGCGAACTGATCGACGTCTCGAAGGAGATGCTCGGGAAAGCCCGCGAGCTGATGGACACCTACAACGACGACTACGAAACCGACGAACGGGTCGTGGCGGTGCTGATCGGCAGCGATGTCGAGAAACACGTCGAAGACGTGATCGCCTACGGCGCTGACGTGGTGGTCCACCACGAGGACAAGCGGCTGGAACGGTTCCAGCACAAGCCCTACACCGAGCTGTTCTGTGACATGGCGCGGTGGGGCGGCGATCCGACTGCCGAGAAAGGGCCGGAAGAAGCGGACTGGCGCGAGTACGACGAACCACGCTACACGGTGTTCCCGGCGACTAACAACGGACGGGATCTCTCGGCACTGGTCCAGGGTGAACTCGACTCGGGACTCGCCTCGGACTGCTCAGACCTCTACATCGAGGAGTCGATGATCTCGAACCCCGTGAAGACCGGGCGACCGGGCACGAAAAAGGAGTTCGAGCGGGTGTTGCACATGAAGCGCCCCGACTTCTCCGGGTTCGAGTACTCGACCATCCTCTGTCTCGACAACCCCACTCGGGAGTTCCATCCCCAGGGCGCGTCAGTGATCCCCGGGAGCTTCGATCTCCCTGAACCCGACCACGACCGCGAGGGCGAAGTGGTCGACCACGACCTCGATCTGGAGGAGGACTGGCTCCGGGTCTCGGTCACCGACCACGATCAGTTAGACGAGGGCGTGGACCTCACCGGCCACGATGTGGTGGTGGCAATGGGTCGGGGGATCGGCGACGACCCCACGAAAGGCATGGAGATCGGGATCGACCTCGCCGACGCGTTCGGAGATGCCGGACTCGGCGTCTCACGTGGGATCGTGACGGGCTCGTACGAGTTCGCGGGCCACGTCGAGCGCTACACCGCCGAAGAACGCCAGATCGGCGAGACCGGCCAGGTCGTCGAACCCGACCTCTACATCGCCGCCGGAATCTCCGGAGCAGTGCAGCACAAGGTCGGAATGGATGAGTCCGAGACGATTATCGCGGTGAACACCGATCCCGACGCGCGCATCCGGGACTTCTCGGATTTCTTCGTCGAGGGCGACCTCTTCGAGGTGCTGCCCGAACTCACGGCGGCGCTCGAATCGGGCGAACTAGATATCGGAGCGATTGCGGCGGACGGAGGGGAAACCGATGACTGA
- a CDS encoding glutamate--tRNA ligase yields the protein MNDELRERIEHEAEKHALLNAVKHGSEADVGAVVGPLMGENPEFREHGDEVPGVVAPVVERVNELDTEGREKRLDVVAPDLLAELESEDEADDHALPDLPNVDEDMDVRMRLAPNPNGPWHIGHARMPAVVGRYKERYDGWMLCRFDDTDPETKRPDLEAYDAILDAIEYLGFEPDEVVRASDRMETYYEHARALIDHGGAYTCSCPAEEFSDLKNDGEACPHRDKDPETTREEFEAMVDGEYSAGEMVLRVRTDIEHKNPALRDWVAFRMIDTPHPREEASEYRCWPLLDFQSGIDDHLFGITHVIRGIDLQDSAKRQGFLYDYFDWEYPEVTHWGHVQLDAYDIKMSTSTIKEHIEAGDLDGWDDPRAPTIASLRRRGIRGGAITDAMSELGTSTSNVDLAMSSIYAANRDRIDDETDRAFLVRDGVAKTVIGGPETGTPPVHPNHEDRGVREIPAEGGVLVEPDDVPPNGKRVWLKGYGPVRHTRDAFEFTGEGIEIVREEDVPVVHWVPAEDNRPLRLRTPDGDVEGHAEPGIDDYASGEMVQFERIGFARIDAHADGRTVAYFAHP from the coding sequence ATGAACGACGAACTCCGCGAGCGGATCGAACACGAAGCCGAGAAGCACGCCCTGCTCAATGCGGTCAAACACGGGAGCGAAGCCGATGTCGGGGCGGTCGTCGGGCCCCTAATGGGCGAGAATCCGGAGTTCAGGGAACACGGTGACGAGGTACCGGGCGTCGTCGCCCCGGTCGTCGAACGGGTGAACGAACTCGACACCGAGGGCCGCGAGAAGCGCCTCGACGTCGTCGCCCCGGATCTGCTCGCCGAACTCGAAAGCGAGGACGAGGCCGACGACCACGCACTACCGGACCTGCCGAACGTCGACGAGGACATGGACGTTCGGATGCGCCTCGCACCCAACCCCAACGGCCCGTGGCACATCGGCCACGCGCGCATGCCCGCCGTCGTCGGTCGGTACAAGGAACGCTACGACGGCTGGATGCTCTGCCGGTTCGACGACACCGATCCCGAGACCAAGCGCCCCGATCTCGAAGCCTACGACGCGATCCTCGACGCGATCGAGTATCTGGGATTCGAGCCCGACGAGGTGGTGCGCGCCTCCGACCGGATGGAGACGTACTACGAACACGCGCGCGCGCTGATCGACCACGGCGGCGCGTACACCTGCTCGTGTCCCGCCGAGGAGTTCTCCGACCTGAAGAACGACGGCGAGGCGTGTCCGCACCGCGACAAAGATCCCGAGACGACCCGCGAAGAGTTCGAAGCGATGGTCGACGGCGAATACTCGGCGGGCGAGATGGTGCTCCGTGTCCGGACCGACATCGAGCACAAGAACCCCGCACTCCGGGACTGGGTCGCCTTCCGGATGATCGACACACCCCACCCCCGCGAGGAAGCCAGCGAGTACCGGTGCTGGCCCCTGCTGGACTTCCAGTCGGGGATCGACGACCACCTGTTCGGAATCACCCACGTCATCCGCGGGATCGACCTTCAGGATTCGGCGAAGCGCCAAGGATTCCTCTACGACTACTTCGACTGGGAGTATCCTGAAGTCACCCACTGGGGTCACGTCCAGCTCGACGCCTACGACATCAAAATGAGTACCTCGACGATCAAGGAGCACATCGAGGCGGGCGATCTCGACGGCTGGGACGACCCGCGCGCACCAACCATCGCGAGCCTCCGACGACGCGGGATTCGCGGCGGAGCCATCACCGACGCGATGAGCGAACTCGGAACCTCGACGTCCAATGTGGACCTCGCGATGAGTTCGATCTACGCTGCGAACCGCGACCGCATCGACGACGAAACCGACCGTGCCTTTCTCGTCCGGGACGGCGTCGCAAAGACCGTCATCGGCGGTCCCGAAACCGGCACTCCCCCTGTGCATCCGAACCACGAGGACCGTGGCGTCCGCGAGATTCCGGCCGAGGGTGGGGTACTCGTCGAGCCCGACGACGTGCCGCCGAACGGAAAGCGGGTCTGGCTCAAAGGCTACGGCCCCGTGCGCCACACCCGCGATGCCTTCGAGTTCACCGGCGAGGGGATCGAGATCGTCCGAGAGGAGGACGTTCCGGTGGTTCACTGGGTCCCGGCCGAGGACAACCGCCCGCTCCGCCTGCGGACGCCCGACGGCGATGTCGAAGGACATGCAGAACCCGGGATCGACGACTACGCGTCCGGCGAGATGGTCCAGTTCGAACGAATCGGCTTCGCACGGATCGACGCCCACGCCGACGGTCGGACGGTCGCGTACTTCGCGCATCCGTAG